From a region of the Eulemur rufifrons isolate Redbay chromosome 7, OSU_ERuf_1, whole genome shotgun sequence genome:
- the PAXBP1 gene encoding PAX3- and PAX7-binding protein 1 isoform X2 → MFRKARRVNVRKRNDSEEEEREREEEQEPPPLLPPGTGEEQGPGGGDRAPGGETLLGPGLPPPSTLTPGLGAEAGGGFPGGAEPGNGLKPRKRPRENKEVPRASLLSFQDEEEENEEVFKVKKSSYSKKIVKLLKKEYKEDLEKSKIKTELNSSADNEQPLDKTGHVKDTSQEDGVIISEHGEDEMDMESEKEEEKPKAGGTFSNALSSLNVLRPGEIPDAAFIHAARKKRQMARELGDFTPHDNEPGKGRLVREDENDASDDEDDDEKRRIVFSVKEKSQRQKIAEEIGIEGSDDDALVTGEQDEELSRWEQEQIRKGINIPQVQASQPAEVNMYYQNTYQTMPYGSSYGIPYSYTAYGSSDAKSQKSDNTVPFKTPSNEMTPVTIDLVKKQLKDRLDSMKELHKTNRQQHEKHLQSRVDSTRAIERLEGSSGGIGERYKFLQEMRGYVQDLLECFSEKVPLINELESAIHQLYKQRASRLVQRRQDDIKDESSEFSSHSNKALMAPNLDSFGRDRALYQEHAKRRIAEREARRTRRRQAREQTGKMADHLEGLSSDDEETSTDITNFNLEKDRISKESGKVFEDVLESFCSIDCIKAQFEAWRSKYYISYKDAYIGLCLPKLFNPLIRLQLLTWTPLEAKCRDFENMLWFESLLFYGCEEREQEKDDVDVALLPTIVEKVILPKLTVIAENMWDPFSTTQTSRMVGITLKLINGYPSVVNAENKNTQVYLKALLLRMRRTLDDDVFMPLYPKNY, encoded by the exons ATGTTCCGAAAGGCCCGGCGAGTGAACGTGCGCAAGCGGAACGATTCCGAGGAAGAGGAGCGGGAGCGCGAAGAGGAGCAGGAGCCGCCGCCGTTGTTGCCACCGGGCACTGGCGAAGAGCAGGGCCCCGGCGGCGGCGACAGGGCCCCGGGGGGGGAGACGCTGCTGGGCCCGGGGCTGCCGCCGCCTTCCACGCTGACACCAGGTCtcggggctgaggcagggggcGGCTTCCCCGGCGGCGCGGAGCCCGGCAACGGACTAAAACCGCGCAAGAGGCCTCGCGAGAACAAAGAGGTGCCCCGGGCCAGCCTGCTCAGCTTCCAGGACGAGGAGGAAG aaaatgaagaagttTTCAAAGTGAAGAAATCAAGTTATAGCAAAAAGATAGTAAAATTGCTCAAGAAAGAATATAAGGAAGATCTTGAAAAATCGAAGATTAAGACAGAACTCAATTCATCAGCTGACA aTGAACAACCTTTGGACAAAACAGGACATGTTAAGGATACAAGTCAAGAAGATGGTGTTATCATCAGTGAACATGGTGAAGATGAAATGGATATGGAAagtgaaaaagaggaagaaaagccaaAGGCTGGTGGAactttttcaaatgctttatctTCTTTGAATGTTCTCCGTCCAG GAGAAATTCCAGATGCAGCTTTTATACATGCTGCAAGGAAAAAACGTCAGATGGCCCGGGAATTGGGAGATTTCACTCCTCATGATAATGAGCCTGGTAAAGGTCGCCTTGTTAGGGAAGATGAGAACGATGCCAgcgatgatgaagatgatgatgagaAACGCCGTATAGTTTTTTCTGTGAAAGAAAAGtcacaaagacaaaaaattgCTGAGGAAATAG GTATTGAGGGGAGTGATGACGATGCTTTAGTAACTGGAGAACAAGATGAGGAGCTCAGCCGATGGGAACAGGAGCAGATAAGAAAAGGAATTAATATCCCTCAG GTTCAAGCGAGTCAGCCCGCTGAAGTGAATATGTACTACCAGAACACTTACCAGACAATGCCTTATGGTTCATCCTATGGCATTCCTTATAGTTATACGGCCTATGGATCATCAGATGCCAAATCTCAAAAATCAGATAATACAGTCCCTTTCAAAACTCCCAGTAATGAGATGACTCCCGTTACTATTGATTTGGTAAAGAAACAGCTTAAAGACAG GTTGGACTCCATGAAAGAATTGCACAAAACAAATCGACAGCAGCATGAAAAACATCTGCAAAGCCGAGTGGATTCTACCAGGGCTATCGAAAGATTAGAAGGGTCTTCTGGGGGTATTGGTGAACGGTATAAATTTTTGCAAGAAATGCGAGGGTATGTCCAAGACTTGCTTGAGTGTTTCAGTGAAAAg GTGCCACTGATTAATGAACTTGAATCAGCAATACATCAGCTGTACAAACAGCGAGCTTCCCGCCTTGTCCAAAGACGACAAGATGATATTAAAGATGAATCTTCGGAGTTTTCAAGCCATTCAA ataaagctCTGATGGCACCAAATCTTGATTCCTTTGGACGAGATCGGGCACTGTATCAAGAACATGCAAAACGCCGGATTGCAGAGCGGGAGGCCAGGAG GACTCGTCGTAGACAAGCCAGAGAGCAAACTGGTAAGATGGCAGATCACCTTGAAGGCCTTTCCAGTGATGACGAAGAAACTTCTACAGATATTACTAATTTCAATCTGGAAAAAG ATCGCATTTCAAAAGAATCCGGCAAAGTTTTTGAAGATGTCcttgaaagtttctgttcaatCGACTGTATTAAAGCACAGTTTGAAGCATGGCGTTCAAAATACTACATATCTTATAAGGATGCTTACATCGGCCTTTGTTTGCCAAAGTTGTTCAACCCCCTCATAAGACTGCAGCTCCTCACTTGGACGCCTTTGGAG GCAAAATGTCGTGACTTTGAGAATATGCTGTGGTTTGAGTCTTTGCTGTTTTACGGATGCgaagaaagagagcaagaaaaagatGATGTAGATGTTGCACTACTACCTACCATTGTGGAAAAGGTGATTCTTCCTAAACTAACAG tgaTAGCTGAAAATATGTGGGACCCTTTTTCTACAACACAGACTTCAAGAATGGTTGGAATTacactaaaattaataaatggatatCCTTCGGTAgtgaatgcagaaaataaaaatacacag